From a single Raphanus sativus cultivar WK10039 chromosome 3, ASM80110v3, whole genome shotgun sequence genomic region:
- the LOC130509169 gene encoding tRNA(His) guanylyltransferase 1-like: MANSKYEYVKSFELEDEVMFPNLIVVRIDGRDFSRFAQVHEFEKPNDEATLNLMNSCSAAVLEEYPDIVFAYGYSDEYSFVFKKTSRFYQRRASKILSLVASFFAAAYVTKWEEFFPQRKLEYAPSFSSKVVSCASPEVLQVYLAWRQQDCHAKNQYETCFWMLVKSGKTISETQEILKGTQKQQKNELLFQKFGINYKTLPELFRQGSCLFKTKVEETVKHDENGNPIKRLRRKAILVHSENIAARSFWNEHPSLCNELGHFTKDIGRIEPDFVRSFEFENKLLPLTWVVVRIDGHHFHRFSDVHEFEKPNDEQALKLMNSCAVAVLEEFEDIQFAYGVSDEYSFVLKKESELYKRHSSQIVSAIASLFTSTYVIKWRDFFPHKELKYPPSFDGRAVCYPTHKILLDYLAWRQVDCHINNQYNTCFWMLVKSGKTKTQSQDYLKGTQTREKNELLSHQFGIQYSSLPLIFRMGSSVFRLKEAAAVENGVVPGKKLKQEGEVVVDHCNIIERCFWEEHPHILSYS; the protein is encoded by the exons ATGGCGAATAGCAAGTACGAGTATGTCAAGTCGTTCGAACTTGAAGACGAAGTCATGTTTCCTAATCTGATCGTTGTTCGGATCGATGGTCGTGATTTTTCTAG ATTTGCTCAAGTTCATGAGTTTGAGAAGCCTAATGATGAAGCAACCCTCAATCTGATGAATTCATGTTCTGCCGCCGTTTTGGAAGAGTATCCTGATATCGTCTTTGCATATGGATACAGTGACGAATACAG CTTTGTATTCAAGAAAACGTCAAGATTCTACCAGAGACGAGCCAG TAAGATTTTGTCGTTGGTAGCTTCCTTCTTTGCTGCAGCGTATGTAACAAAATGGGAAGAGTTCTTTCCccaaagaaaattagaatatgCTCCTTCTTTTAGCTCGAAAGTTGTAAGTTGTGCATCGCCAGAGGTTCTTCAAGTTTATCTGGCGTGGAGACAACAGGACT GCCACGCCAAGAATCAGTATGAAACTTGTTTTTGGATGTTAGTTAAAAGTGGAAAGACCATAAGTGAAACACAAGAGATTCTTAAG GGTACACAAAAGCAGCAGAAAAATGAGCTTCTCTTTCAGAAATTTGGTATCAATTACAAGACGCTTCCTGAATTGTTTCGCCAAGGATCATGTCTTTTCAAGACAAAG GTAGAAGAAACTGTAAAGCATGATGAGAATGGCAATCCTATAAAAAGATTGAGGAGAAAGGCTATTTTAGTACATTCGGAGAATATTGCTGCCAGAAGCTTTTGGAATGAGCATCCCTCCCTCTGTAATGAGCTTGGTCACTTCACGAAAGATATTGGCAGAATCGAACCAGATTTTGTTAGGTCGTTTGAGTTTGAGAACAAACTGTTACCTTTAACTTGGGTCGTGGTTAGGATTGACGGCCATCACTTTCACAG ATTTTCTGACGTTCATGAATTTGAGAAGCCAAATGATGAGCAAGCTCTGAAACTTATGAATTCATGTGCAGTGGCTGTTCTCGAGGAGTTCGAAGATATACAGTTTGCCTATGGTGTCAGTGATGAGTACAG CTTTGTTTTGAAGAAAGAATCTGAGCTCTATAAAAGGCATTCCAG TCAAATAGTATCAGCCATCGCATCCTTGTTTACATCCACATATGTGATAAAATGGAGAGATTTCTTCCCTCACAAAGAACTGAAGTACCCTCCATCATTCGATGGACGAGCAGTATGCTATCCAACACACAAGATCCTTTTGGATTATCTGGCTTGGAGACAAGTTGACT GCCATATTAATAATCAGTATAACACATGTTTCTGGATGCTTGTTAAGTCTGGAAAAACCAAAACTCAATCCCAAGATTACTTAAAG GGAACCCAAACACGAGAGAAAAACGAGCTTCTTAGCCATCAATTTGGGATTCAATACAGTTCACTACCTCTAATCTTTCGAATGGGATCGTCTGTTTTCCGCTTAAAG GAAGCTGCAGCAGTGGAGAATGGAGTAGTCCCTGGGAAGAAACTGAAACAGGAGGGAGAAGTGGTGGTAGATCATTGCAACATCATCGAACGCTGTTTCTGGGAAGAACATCCACACATTCTTAGCTATTCATAA
- the LOC130509171 gene encoding B3 domain-containing protein REM14-like codes for MAKKHFLQPLLPGFHTHLTIPVAFFSKHIQGRNDQKTTAKLRSDTSEKTWEVKKTEDEGRRLTDGWKEFALAHDLRVGDVLIFRLEKDMTFHVTLFGPSCCEIQYDSSCLADKNNIQRKINLKKKNPKREAECSSSDPSCFLGNVMPSTLRYDSLNLPMSFVRANGLETRCGEIVLMNEKGRSWTLTLKPRQCGRSRITGGWRGFCSANGLKAGDLFTFKLIKRGATLVLLLKSPSQQEDEGSEADEEIESLSTESDSHDEESNQDEKRRISIWKASSSPSLNRFVTLTLKPYNVTKCILFLPKPFTDLHGITVGTKMSLLDKQGVKWCTKLRSEGKRIRMAGGWKGFFKANCVKTGESIKLKLIWEDDTSCVLKFYSKVE; via the exons ATGGCCAAGAAACATTTCTTGCAGCCCCTTCTTCCTGGCTTCCACACTCACTTG ACAATTCCTGTAGCCTTCTTCTCCAAGCATATACAAGGAAGAAATGATCAGAAGACCACAGCGAAGCTTAGATCAGACACGTCGGAGAAAACATGGGAAGTGAAGAAGACAGAAGATGAGGGCCGGAGACTCACTGATGGTTGGAAAGAGTTCGCTCTTGCGCACGATCTTCGAGTTGGTGACGTTCTCATTTTCAGACTAGAGAAAGATATGACTTTCCACGTTACACTATTTGGACCAAGTTGCTGCGAGATTCAATATGACTCGTCGTGTTTAGCCGACAAGAACAACATACAAA ggaaaattaatttaaagaagaagaatccaAAAAGAGAAGCAGAGTGTTCTTCTTCAGATCCCTCTTGTTTCTTAGGGAATGTCATGCCTTCGACGCTACGCTATGACTCACTG AATCTTCCAATGAGTTTTGTGAGAGCAAATGGTCTAGAGACAAGATGTGGAGAGATTGTTCTGATGAATGAAAAAGGTAGATCATGGACTCTAACTTTAAAACCAAGACAATGTGGAAGAAGTCGCATCACAGGAGGGTGGAGAGGTTTCTGTAGTGCCAATGGACTCAAGGCTGGTGATCTCTTCACTTTCAAACTCATCAAAAGAGGTGCAACACTGGTTCTTCTACTTAAGTCTCCCTCCCAACAAGAAGATGAGGGCTCAGAAGCTGATGAGGAAATAGAGTCTCTTTCCACAGAATCTGACAGCCATGATGAAGAGAGCAACCAAGATGAGAAAAGGCGTATATCAATATGGAAAGCTTCATCTTCACCATCCCTAAACAGATTTGTGACATTAACTCTTAAACCTTACAATGTCACAAAGTGTATACTG TTTCTTCCCAAACCCTTCACAGATCTACATGGCATCACTGTGGGAACGAAAATGAGTCTACTGGATAAACAGGGTGTGAAGTGGTGTACGAAACTGCGTTCTGAAGGTAAAAGAATCAGAATGGCAGGAGGATGGAAGGGTTTCTTCAAAGCTAACTGTGTAAAGACAGGTGAATCAATCAAGTTGAAGCTGATTTGGGAAGATGACACAAGTTGTGTCCTTAAGTTCTACTCCAAGGTGGAGTAG
- the LOC108845839 gene encoding uncharacterized protein LOC108845839 — protein sequence MAGVMQKFLVASMFMWMLPIAILYAFNHDLLPGSTTLSPHSLTLLSGFLAVVSVNVVIVFYICLALKEPVDKHKPDASFVAEAKDSVKKLTSGSGVPSTDPALKKQE from the exons ATGGCTGGGGTTATGCAGAAGTTCCTAGTTGCATCAATGTTCATGTGGATGCTTCCTATTGCCATCTTATACGCTTTCAACCATGATTTGCTCCCTG GTTCGACAACATTGTCCCCACACTCTCTTACACTTCTAAGTGGATTTCTTGCGGTGGTATCAGTCAATGTAGTGATTGTGTTCTACATCTGTCTGGCCCTGAAAGAACCTGTGGATAAACACAAGCCAGACGCTTCGTTTGTCGCAGAGGCCAAAGATAGTGTGAAGAAACTGACATCAGGATCAGGAGTCCCAAGCACTGACCCGGCACTTAAGAAACAAGAGTAA
- the LOC130494640 gene encoding probable glutathione peroxidase 2, with the protein MLINWKKKSGLEILAFPCNQFLGQEPGNNEEIQQTVCTRFKAEFPIFDKVDVNGKNTAPLYKYLKAEKGGLLIDAIKWNFTKFLVSPDGKVSQRYSPRTSPLQFEKDIQTLLGQASS; encoded by the exons atgttaataaactggaaaaaaaaatcagggtTGGAGATATTAGCGTTCCCATGCAATCAGTTCTTGGGACAAGAACCGGGAAACAATGAAGAGATT CAGCAAACTGTCTGCACAAGGTTCAAAGCTGAGTTCCCTATCTTTGACAAG GTGGATGTGAACGGGAAGAACACGGCGCCGTTATACAAGTACTTGAAAGCAGAGAAAGGAGGTTTGCTTATTGATGCAATCAAATGGAACTTCACAAAGTTCTTGGTTTCTCCTGACGGCAAAGTCTCCCAGAGATACTCTCCCAGAACCTCTCCTCTTCAATTCGAG AAAGACATTCAAACTCTGTTGGGACAGGCTTCTTCTTGA
- the LOC108847087 gene encoding uncharacterized protein LOC108847087 isoform X2, which yields MGCIHYESADPRTLPVQEKPNDETFNTVFQEHEEQGGIQEAWSDIKNRGGNVGGYIAGESRHKLEKRKSQVLLEGYVEAQDDQEDLTRAKSLTDDDLEELKGCLDLGFGFSYYEIPELCNTLPALELCYSMSQKFLDDDKKTHQENSPLPPPTTTTSPVANWKISSPGDNPDDVKARLKYWAQTEVSANFS from the exons atgggttGTATTCACTATGAGTCAGCAGATCCACGGACACTTCCTGTCCAAGAGAAGCCAAATGACGAAACTTTCAACACAGTCTTTCAAGAACACGAGGAGCAAGGAGGAATCCAAGAAGCTTGGTCGGATATCAAGAACCGCGGTGGAAACGTTGGAGGttatatcgccggtgagagtaGACACAAGCTTGAGAAGAGGAAGAGCCAAGTGTTGCTGGAAGGTTACGTGGAGGCTCAAGATGATCAAGAAGATCTGACGAGAGCCAAGAGCTTGACGGATGATGATCTTGAGGAGCTAAAAGGTTGTTTAGacctagggtttgggtttagctACTACGAGATCCCTGAGCTCTGCAACACTCTGCCTGCTTTAGAGCTATGTTACTCCATGTCCCAGAAGTTCTTAGATGATGATAAGAAAACCCACCAAGAGAACTCGCCGCTGCCGCCACCGACGACCACGACCAGTCCAGTTGCTAACTGGAAGATCTCTAGCCCTG GTGATAATCCAGATGATGTAAAAGCTAGACTCAAGTACTGGGCACAAACCG AAGTCTCTGCCAACTTTAGCTGA
- the LOC108847087 gene encoding uncharacterized protein LOC108847087 isoform X1, protein MGCIHYESADPRTLPVQEKPNDETFNTVFQEHEEQGGIQEAWSDIKNRGGNVGGYIAGESRHKLEKRKSQVLLEGYVEAQDDQEDLTRAKSLTDDDLEELKGCLDLGFGFSYYEIPELCNTLPALELCYSMSQKFLDDDKKTHQENSPLPPPTTTTSPVANWKISSPGDNPDDVKARLKYWAQTVACTVRLCS, encoded by the exons atgggttGTATTCACTATGAGTCAGCAGATCCACGGACACTTCCTGTCCAAGAGAAGCCAAATGACGAAACTTTCAACACAGTCTTTCAAGAACACGAGGAGCAAGGAGGAATCCAAGAAGCTTGGTCGGATATCAAGAACCGCGGTGGAAACGTTGGAGGttatatcgccggtgagagtaGACACAAGCTTGAGAAGAGGAAGAGCCAAGTGTTGCTGGAAGGTTACGTGGAGGCTCAAGATGATCAAGAAGATCTGACGAGAGCCAAGAGCTTGACGGATGATGATCTTGAGGAGCTAAAAGGTTGTTTAGacctagggtttgggtttagctACTACGAGATCCCTGAGCTCTGCAACACTCTGCCTGCTTTAGAGCTATGTTACTCCATGTCCCAGAAGTTCTTAGATGATGATAAGAAAACCCACCAAGAGAACTCGCCGCTGCCGCCACCGACGACCACGACCAGTCCAGTTGCTAACTGGAAGATCTCTAGCCCTG GTGATAATCCAGATGATGTAAAAGCTAGACTCAAGTACTGGGCACAAACCGTAGCTTGCACTGTCCGGTTGTGTAGCTGA
- the LOC108847084 gene encoding 40S ribosomal protein S3-2, translated as MATQISKKRKFVADGVFYAELNEVLTRELAEDGYSGVEVRVTPMRTEIIIRATRTQNVLGEKGRRIRELTSLVQKRFRFPQDSVELYAEKVTNRGLCAIAQAESLRYKLLGGLAVRRACYGVLRFVMESGAKGCEVIVSGKLRAARAKSMKFKDGYMVSSGQPTKDYIDSAVRHVLLRQGVLGIKVKVMLDWDPKGVNGPKTPLPDVVIIHAPKEEDVNSAPVQVAAPAALAPEAPLTAVDYPEMIPVA; from the exons ATGGCGACACAAATCAGCAAGAAGAGAAAG TTTGTAGCGGACGGTGTGTTCTACGCTGAGCTGAACGAGGTTTTAACCAGAGAGCTTGCGGAGGATGGTTACTCTGGTGTGGAGGTTAGGGTTACTCCGATGAGGACTGAGATTATCATCAGAGCCACACGTACTCAAAATGTTCTCG GTGAGAAGGGAAGGAGGATCAGAGAGTTGACATCTCTTGTGCAGAAGAGATTCAGGTTTCCTCAAGACAGTGTTGAGCTTTACGCTGAGAAGGTGACCAACAGAGGTCTCTGCGCTATTGCTCAGGCTGAGTCTCTTCGTTACAAGCTTCTCGGAGGACTTGCTGTCCGCAG GGCTTGCTATGGTGTCTTGAGATTCGTCATGGAGAGTGGTGCTAAAGGATGCGAG GTGATTGTGAGTGGAAAGCTTCGTGCAGCACGTGCCAAGTCCATGAAATTCAAGGACGGTTACATGGTTTCCTCCGGTCAGCCAACCAAGGATTACATCGACTCTGCTGTCAGACATGTTCTGCTTAGACAG GGTGTTCTCGGAATCAAGGTGAAGGTCATGCTTGACTGGGACCCTAAGGGAGTAAATGGACCAAAGACACCACTGCCTGATGTTGTCATCATCCATGCTCCCAAGGAGGAAGATGTCAACTCTGCACCTGTTCAGGTTGCTGCTCCGGCTGCCCTTGCACCGGAAGCTCCCCTCACAGCAGTAGACTACCCTGAGATGATCCCAGTCGCCTAG